A DNA window from Camelina sativa cultivar DH55 chromosome 17, Cs, whole genome shotgun sequence contains the following coding sequences:
- the LOC104756398 gene encoding dehydrin ERD10-like: MAEEYKNNVATEEPSTTTTPEIKERGMFDFLKKKEEVKPQETTTLASDFEHKTQISEPEPFVAKHQEEQEKEHKPTLLEQLHQKHEEEEENKPNLIEKLHRSNSSSSSSSDEEGEDGEKRKKKKDKKKILEGDAKTEEENQGVMDKIKEKFPHGVKTEGHDVPVVTNMPAPHPVEHQKPEEEEKKGLMDKIKEKLPGHSKKPEDSQVVNTTPLVETATPIAEHPEEKKGFMEKIKEKLPGYHAKTEEEKKEKESA; the protein is encoded by the exons ATGGCGGAAGAGTACAAGAACAACGTCGCGACAGAAGAGCCATCAACGACGACGACGCCAGAGATTAAGGAACGGGGAATGTTCGATTTCTTGAAGAAAAAGGAGGAAGTGAAACCTCAAGAGACGACTACTCTCGCGTCTGACTTCGAGCACAAGACTCAGATCTCTGAACCTGAACCGTTCGTGGCGAAACACCAAGAAGAGCAAGAGAAGGAGCACAAGCCTACTCTCCTCGAGCAGCTTCATCAGAAgcacgaggaagaagaagagaacaagccGAACCTTATCGAAAAACTCCACCGATCCAacagctcttcttcttct TCGAGcgatgaagaaggtgaagacggtgagaagaggaagaagaagaaggacaagaAAAAGATCCTTGAAGGAGATgcgaaaacagaggaagagaaccAAGGAGTGATGGATAAGATCAAGGAGAAGTTTCCACACGGCGTGAAAACAGAAGGTCATGATGTACCAGTCGTCACAAACATGCCAGCACCACATCCAGTAGAGCATCAAaaaccagaggaagaagagaagaaagggcTAATGGATAAGATCAAGGAGAAGCTTCCTGGCCACAGCAAGAAACCAGAGGATTCACAGGTCGTCAACACCACACCGTTGGTTGAAACAGCAACACCGATCGCTGAGCATCCGGAGGAGAAGAAGGGATTCATGGAAAAGATCAAAGAGAAGCTTCCAGGTTACCACGCCaagacagaggaagagaagaaagaaaaagagtctGCTTAA